In a single window of the Phycisphaerales bacterium genome:
- a CDS encoding M20/M25/M40 family metallo-hydrolase, which translates to MQPQELANFVDKYLHARDAALSSYFDRGTCGLEVEWNVVNAELRPLHHVSAGPDARSFVEALRTQFISPALADRNDLEVFHWMTEWITRPYYHHLGAVLETRVLEGCLRNALNAAGLSFGERLYAWHGNVLWPIEVAYDSIPSAWTLTKRRYLERCVDLFGSALATAGVHTNVSLPEPLFALDFLHQPAGTHADPSLLAFRNNAYIRGARVLRAFAALFIATSANSPLRGEWRGGQPAFILTECDSNRLARFPNPANVDVPQLYRSHSDYVRISEDLARRRIRFGNNNWTPTRARSDPSAVAHIIETTTDELHEVYAKGLYGVGEHDAVEQLAQRIELENMIARIALPMSRVEIRTDEGGHDLELDLANATLRQLLLIQSYADLPFAAQFSYEAEDVARARTNEARAAERGMSAEITHPATGRSTSVREFLGWTLQAIRPLAEALGWQDTLEPLALLAQGAPNSASQLRDHLRPHCDPDGRVPSEALREVAAAREQQLARDLDWIHEHLNLLGDETPKLRDLLALAAQAAREDPSAPHRFLPPQRRAATQVTLDTTAEILDLSQRLIRIPSVTNCPVERVHEVYRAARLIAGYLRDAGAAVQFYDQGKYPTVFAHFPGQRNAPVMLSGHFDVVAPSPDDSQFNPVIDGDYLWGRGSADMKTVVATYLVWMRDVLRRRPERYPPLNLLLVGNEENGEAEPFGTPHVLADLYERFGYAPELFIAGERTGEKGTELYGEVCVENRGVVRVQFIGRGVQEHTGVGARVVDLGEQLVAARTAIDAAVRARLTLAAPDGWKTEYRFPFLNVGTPGVYNITADRGDLGLEIRPIPQDDIAGLLEHLADIAAKFEFGFEVQTREPGVACDRDNPHLLELLAAVEEVSGTAPVVGRKKPGTSGRFAPRGQAVIWGQTGIGPHTPAERHYIPSIRPYYDALEHFANRLTART; encoded by the coding sequence ATGCAACCGCAGGAACTCGCCAATTTCGTCGACAAGTATCTGCACGCCCGCGATGCCGCCCTGTCTTCCTACTTCGACCGCGGCACCTGTGGCCTCGAAGTCGAGTGGAACGTCGTCAACGCAGAGCTGCGGCCGCTGCACCACGTCAGCGCCGGCCCGGATGCCCGCTCGTTCGTCGAAGCTCTGCGCACCCAGTTCATCTCCCCCGCATTGGCGGACCGGAACGACCTGGAAGTCTTCCACTGGATGACCGAGTGGATTACGCGCCCCTACTACCACCACCTTGGCGCCGTGCTGGAGACGCGCGTGCTGGAGGGCTGCCTGCGCAATGCCCTGAATGCGGCCGGCCTGTCCTTCGGCGAGCGGCTCTACGCGTGGCACGGGAACGTGCTCTGGCCGATCGAAGTTGCGTACGATTCGATTCCGTCGGCGTGGACCCTCACCAAGCGCCGCTACCTGGAGCGCTGCGTGGACCTGTTCGGCAGCGCGCTGGCGACGGCGGGCGTACACACGAACGTGTCGCTGCCCGAGCCGCTCTTTGCGCTGGATTTCCTGCACCAACCGGCCGGGACACACGCCGATCCCAGTCTGCTGGCCTTCCGCAACAACGCCTACATCCGCGGGGCGCGTGTGCTGCGGGCGTTCGCGGCACTGTTCATCGCCACGTCGGCCAACTCCCCGCTGCGCGGCGAGTGGCGCGGCGGTCAGCCCGCGTTCATCCTGACGGAGTGTGATTCCAACCGGCTGGCACGCTTTCCGAACCCAGCCAACGTGGATGTGCCGCAGCTTTACCGCAGCCACAGCGACTACGTGCGTATTTCGGAAGACCTGGCCCGTCGGCGGATACGCTTCGGCAATAACAACTGGACTCCGACGCGCGCCCGTTCGGATCCGTCGGCGGTGGCGCACATTATTGAGACGACCACCGACGAGCTGCACGAAGTTTACGCCAAGGGCCTTTATGGTGTCGGTGAGCACGATGCCGTCGAGCAACTCGCGCAACGGATTGAGCTCGAGAACATGATCGCGCGGATTGCACTGCCCATGTCACGTGTCGAGATTCGCACCGACGAGGGCGGCCACGACCTCGAGCTCGACCTGGCGAACGCCACCCTGCGCCAGCTATTGCTGATCCAGAGCTACGCCGACCTCCCCTTCGCGGCCCAGTTCAGCTACGAGGCCGAGGACGTCGCCCGCGCCCGGACCAACGAAGCCCGGGCCGCGGAGCGCGGCATGTCCGCGGAGATCACCCATCCCGCCACCGGCCGTTCAACTTCCGTGCGCGAGTTTCTCGGCTGGACTCTCCAGGCGATCCGTCCACTCGCCGAAGCGCTCGGTTGGCAGGACACCCTTGAACCGCTGGCGCTCCTCGCACAAGGCGCGCCGAACAGCGCCAGCCAGTTGCGCGATCACCTGCGGCCGCACTGCGACCCCGATGGCCGTGTACCGTCTGAGGCGCTGCGCGAGGTTGCGGCAGCGCGCGAGCAACAACTGGCGCGCGACCTCGACTGGATCCATGAACACCTCAACCTGCTGGGCGATGAGACTCCCAAGTTGCGCGATTTACTGGCCTTGGCCGCGCAGGCCGCCCGCGAGGATCCTTCCGCACCGCATCGCTTCCTGCCTCCTCAGCGTCGTGCCGCCACCCAGGTCACACTGGATACCACCGCCGAGATTCTCGACCTTTCCCAGCGTCTGATTCGCATTCCCTCCGTCACGAACTGCCCCGTCGAGCGCGTGCACGAGGTCTACCGTGCGGCGCGGCTCATTGCCGGGTACCTGCGTGACGCCGGCGCCGCAGTGCAATTCTACGATCAGGGGAAGTACCCCACGGTCTTTGCACACTTCCCCGGACAGCGCAACGCGCCTGTCATGCTGAGTGGTCACTTCGACGTCGTCGCCCCCTCCCCGGATGACTCGCAGTTCAACCCCGTGATCGACGGCGATTACCTCTGGGGCCGCGGCTCAGCCGACATGAAGACCGTCGTCGCCACCTACCTTGTCTGGATGCGCGACGTGCTCCGCCGCCGACCGGAGCGCTACCCGCCGCTGAATCTGCTGCTGGTTGGCAACGAGGAGAACGGCGAGGCCGAACCCTTCGGCACGCCACATGTCCTGGCCGACCTGTACGAGCGCTTCGGTTACGCCCCCGAGCTCTTCATTGCCGGCGAGCGGACTGGGGAAAAGGGTACCGAACTCTACGGCGAGGTCTGTGTCGAGAATCGCGGTGTCGTGCGCGTGCAGTTCATCGGTCGCGGTGTGCAGGAACACACCGGCGTCGGCGCGCGGGTGGTCGATCTCGGCGAGCAACTCGTCGCGGCCCGCACCGCCATCGATGCAGCCGTGCGTGCCAGACTGACGCTGGCTGCGCCCGATGGCTGGAAAACCGAGTATCGCTTCCCGTTCCTCAACGTCGGCACCCCCGGGGTTTACAACATCACCGCCGATCGCGGCGACCTCGGCCTGGAGATCCGCCCGATCCCGCAGGATGATATTGCCGGGCTGCTGGAGCACCTGGCGGACATCGCGGCCAAGTTCGAGTTCGGATTCGAGGTTCAGACCCGCGAGCCGGGAGTCGCGTGCGACCGCGACAACCCGCACCTGCTCGAACTGCTCGCCGCCGTCGAGGAAGTCTCCGGCACCGCGCCCGTCGTCGGCCGCAAGAAGCCGGGCACCAGCGGCCGCTTCGCCCCCCGCGGACAAGCCGTGATCTGGGGTCAGACTGGCATCGGCCCCCATACTCCGGCCGAACGTCACTATATCCCCAGTATTCGGCCGTACTACGACGCGTTGGAACACTTCGCCAACCGGTTGACCGCACGAACCTGA
- a CDS encoding PEP-CTERM sorting domain-containing protein gives MRAGGLTIAVIAAFLAVQTAQAGPWDTIYRGLELVATPSGSPLLSSGDGTRFNGARSGRVRIVPNGVVGQGYRLELDRTFGNDSRGRPETFRFGSIGDLTLQGAVQLTAGYNTLPGQGSGRGLMDGFVDFGVTNLAYNLRTKVGVQDAQLTGQLNVNNQLEINSLGFYTLIINANNTNSQLSLDGVVIRSDEQTNFTVGPIVVEGNLFVDGAIAFLGGLGVDTSELQRLFPRSAADQIAAAIDRELQATQGRVAGTTAHRDIAPLLLRSILEQDEAAASALIAGLSAGELTNHYMGSNTIAAVPEPGTLVLLAIGGAFVWSQRRK, from the coding sequence ATGCGAGCTGGCGGGCTGACAATCGCGGTGATAGCAGCGTTTCTGGCTGTGCAAACGGCGCAGGCGGGCCCGTGGGATACGATTTACCGCGGGCTGGAATTGGTCGCGACGCCTTCGGGCTCGCCCCTGCTCAGTTCGGGGGATGGCACCCGCTTCAACGGGGCGCGCTCCGGGCGTGTCCGCATCGTGCCCAATGGCGTGGTGGGGCAGGGCTACCGGCTCGAACTCGATCGGACCTTTGGTAACGACTCCCGTGGTCGCCCCGAAACCTTCCGATTCGGCAGCATCGGTGACCTGACGCTCCAGGGAGCGGTCCAGCTTACAGCCGGTTACAACACCCTGCCCGGCCAGGGCAGTGGCCGTGGGTTGATGGATGGTTTCGTCGACTTCGGCGTCACCAACCTGGCTTACAATCTGAGGACAAAGGTGGGGGTGCAGGATGCGCAGCTCACCGGGCAGCTCAATGTAAACAACCAACTTGAGATCAATTCGCTCGGCTTTTACACCCTCATCATCAATGCGAACAACACAAACTCGCAGCTTTCGCTCGACGGCGTGGTGATCCGGTCGGATGAGCAGACGAACTTCACGGTCGGTCCGATCGTGGTCGAGGGCAACCTTTTCGTTGATGGGGCCATTGCCTTCCTCGGGGGACTCGGCGTCGACACTTCCGAGTTGCAGCGGCTCTTCCCGCGATCCGCCGCCGACCAGATTGCGGCCGCCATTGATCGGGAACTGCAGGCCACGCAGGGCCGCGTGGCAGGGACCACGGCGCATCGGGACATCGCACCACTGCTCCTGCGGTCGATCCTGGAGCAGGATGAAGCGGCTGCCAGTGCCCTCATTGCCGGTCTGTCCGCAGGCGAGTTGACGAATCACTACATGGGATCGAACACGATTGCGGCCGTGCCGGAGCCCGGCACACTGGTCCTGCTCGCGATCGGTGGAGCTTTCGTCTGGTCGCAGCGCCGGAAGTAG
- a CDS encoding HEAT repeat domain-containing protein — translation MLRTAISFVILFGGFFPTHAQESQPATGTASSPAEMQSAPDTAAAVQLREARIADLVALIEGPNSPDVRRTGVRQLLLLGYEDVPKRLAAILSGSNAGARTAIALTLVEQPVYLDAVFIDPLIATLADGDAEVRTAAAAALAAYPNHGVTDRLRGLVLDAATPRAQRLAAVASLALVTDRNAIEALVAALEADPVVAQAALLALEQATGMDFLGSAGTAREWWQATTTLSREEWQQQQIERLVRKARETQRRLTELESRLARVLEESFQRAGDAERTTLLAAYLTDPDSNIRLLGLTLARRHLAEGKALPADIQQRLREFMNSPNPRKQAAAIRAVAGLRQSEDAATFLRLLETNPPREIRLALVNGLGFIGNGTSTTALMPLLRDLDEATATEAAAAIGRIAERGRLGIEATPVIAEALLDAWGVTLPGQTNLRERLLWAMGNVGDARFATAFAAALNRENAANVRQAAVRGIATLRLTQLADALLAAAGDPDAGVRRLAVETLGDLAASSNIAHLEALWDRVDSPPETDESIRQIAWRSTVDVLARGTTEDLGRWLARLTESGESLQRVPDLLQQLIVLTAETEPVDRARRGLLRSQLAAMHARIGSAEPAIDTWVAALGDLHAAAARETPAVAVDLLRYALRNDQYDEIVANTLAAGNPGLEPEAIWRTVLTELENRLGARAAEPVIALLNTLEQHPPVPLNDDVRAALADLRTRALGLRQPPPTTATAPATLPAHGADDTED, via the coding sequence ATGCTCAGGACCGCAATCAGCTTTGTGATCCTCTTCGGCGGGTTCTTCCCAACCCATGCGCAGGAATCGCAGCCCGCAACAGGCACCGCCTCATCACCGGCCGAAATGCAATCCGCACCTGATACCGCGGCGGCCGTCCAGTTACGTGAAGCCCGCATCGCTGACCTCGTCGCCCTGATTGAGGGCCCTAATTCGCCCGACGTGCGCCGCACCGGCGTCCGTCAACTGTTACTGCTCGGCTACGAGGACGTTCCCAAACGCCTGGCTGCGATTCTCAGCGGCTCGAACGCCGGGGCCCGTACCGCCATTGCATTGACACTCGTCGAGCAACCGGTCTACCTCGATGCCGTCTTTATCGACCCACTGATCGCGACCCTCGCTGACGGGGACGCGGAAGTTCGTACGGCCGCCGCCGCCGCCCTGGCGGCCTACCCGAACCACGGTGTCACCGACCGTTTGCGGGGTCTCGTACTCGACGCTGCCACGCCGCGCGCGCAGCGGCTCGCCGCGGTTGCCAGTCTCGCCCTTGTTACGGATCGTAACGCCATCGAGGCGCTGGTTGCGGCACTCGAAGCGGACCCGGTCGTGGCCCAGGCCGCGCTGCTCGCCCTGGAGCAGGCCACGGGTATGGATTTCCTCGGAAGTGCCGGCACCGCCCGGGAGTGGTGGCAAGCCACCACCACGCTGAGCCGCGAAGAGTGGCAACAACAACAGATCGAGCGGCTCGTGCGGAAAGCCCGTGAAACGCAGCGCCGCCTGACCGAATTGGAGTCACGTCTCGCACGCGTGCTCGAGGAGAGCTTCCAGCGGGCCGGCGACGCCGAACGCACCACGCTCCTGGCGGCCTATCTGACCGATCCCGACAGCAACATTCGACTGCTCGGCCTGACACTCGCAAGACGCCATCTCGCCGAGGGGAAGGCGCTGCCTGCTGATATTCAGCAGCGGCTTCGGGAATTCATGAACAGCCCCAACCCGCGCAAACAGGCCGCCGCCATTCGTGCCGTCGCCGGCCTGCGGCAATCCGAGGACGCCGCGACCTTCCTGCGCCTGCTCGAGACGAACCCACCGCGGGAAATCCGTCTCGCGCTCGTCAATGGGCTCGGCTTCATCGGCAACGGCACCAGCACCACCGCCCTGATGCCCCTATTGCGTGACCTGGACGAGGCCACCGCCACCGAGGCCGCCGCCGCCATCGGCCGGATTGCCGAGCGCGGCCGGCTTGGGATCGAAGCCACCCCGGTGATCGCCGAGGCGCTGCTGGACGCCTGGGGCGTCACCTTACCCGGGCAGACGAACCTGCGCGAGCGGCTCTTGTGGGCGATGGGGAACGTCGGCGACGCGCGCTTTGCGACGGCCTTCGCGGCCGCCCTCAATCGGGAAAACGCCGCCAACGTTCGGCAGGCCGCGGTACGGGGCATCGCGACGTTGCGGCTTACCCAACTGGCCGACGCGTTGCTGGCGGCCGCCGGCGACCCGGATGCCGGCGTTCGTCGTCTCGCGGTGGAAACGTTGGGCGACCTCGCCGCCAGCAGCAACATCGCCCATCTTGAGGCCCTTTGGGACCGCGTTGATTCGCCTCCCGAGACCGATGAGAGTATTCGCCAGATCGCGTGGCGCAGCACGGTCGATGTCCTCGCCCGCGGTACGACCGAGGATCTTGGCAGGTGGCTCGCACGGCTCACGGAAAGCGGGGAATCCCTGCAACGCGTGCCCGACTTGTTGCAACAGCTCATCGTGCTCACGGCGGAGACCGAACCGGTGGATCGGGCCCGACGGGGGCTGTTGCGTTCACAACTCGCAGCGATGCACGCCCGCATCGGCAGTGCTGAACCGGCGATTGACACCTGGGTCGCGGCCCTGGGCGACCTCCACGCCGCGGCGGCGCGCGAGACGCCTGCTGTAGCCGTTGACCTGCTGCGCTACGCATTGCGTAACGATCAGTACGATGAGATCGTCGCGAACACCCTGGCTGCCGGCAACCCGGGACTGGAGCCGGAGGCCATTTGGCGCACGGTGCTGACCGAACTGGAGAATCGCCTCGGGGCGCGTGCGGCGGAGCCCGTCATCGCGCTGCTCAATACGCTCGAACAACACCCGCCAGTACCGCTCAATGACGATGTCCGGGCGGCGCTCGCCGACCTGCGGACGCGCGCCCTGGGACTGCGGCAACCTCCGCCTACCACGGCCACGGCTCCGGCTACACTTCCGGCCCACGGCGCTGATGACACCGAGGACTGA
- a CDS encoding sigma-70 family RNA polymerase sigma factor, with protein MPVEDADAYLVEGVRQGDAEAWREVIARYQGRMLSFARRMLAERSEAEDIVQEAFLGLLRSLSNYDPERSLETYLFAILRNKLHDHMRGRQRGKRQSLDQLDMEDAPAEWLDPNTPSRYVARQEKVDAQRSILVTGLRAWVEQCTSQRRFQDLIVIEMLVVLGMRNKEVAADLEITEPAVAGIKFRVLEQWRKLTAAAGGHDLGEADVAEDSTLGRIWQEEGVSCLKRSTLGRYLLGVLDEEWNSFIEFHVRVADCDRCHANLEDLRREDQEDAAGREALRARCFASSVGFLSARE; from the coding sequence ATGCCGGTCGAGGATGCGGATGCATATCTGGTGGAGGGTGTCCGCCAGGGTGATGCCGAGGCGTGGCGCGAGGTCATTGCGCGCTACCAGGGGCGGATGCTGAGTTTCGCGCGCCGCATGCTCGCGGAGCGCTCGGAGGCGGAGGACATCGTGCAGGAGGCCTTTCTCGGCCTGCTGCGAAGTCTCTCCAACTACGACCCTGAACGCTCACTCGAAACTTACCTCTTTGCGATCCTGCGGAACAAGTTGCACGACCACATGCGCGGCCGGCAACGTGGCAAGCGGCAGAGTCTGGACCAACTCGACATGGAAGATGCGCCGGCGGAGTGGCTCGATCCGAACACACCCAGCCGGTACGTCGCCCGCCAGGAGAAGGTCGATGCTCAGCGGTCGATCCTGGTCACGGGTCTGCGGGCGTGGGTTGAACAGTGCACCAGCCAGCGCCGCTTCCAGGATCTGATCGTAATCGAGATGCTGGTTGTGCTCGGCATGCGCAACAAGGAAGTCGCCGCCGACCTCGAGATCACCGAGCCCGCCGTGGCCGGGATCAAGTTCCGGGTCTTGGAGCAGTGGCGGAAGCTGACCGCCGCGGCTGGTGGTCACGACCTCGGCGAAGCGGACGTGGCCGAGGACAGCACGTTGGGGCGCATCTGGCAGGAGGAGGGCGTAAGCTGCTTGAAGCGGTCCACGCTGGGGCGTTACCTGCTGGGTGTGCTCGACGAGGAGTGGAACTCATTCATCGAATTTCACGTGCGGGTGGCTGACTGTGACCGCTGCCATGCGAACCTTGAAGACTTGCGGCGCGAGGACCAGGAAGACGCGGCGGGGCGGGAGGCGCTGCGCGCGCGATGTTTCGCATCGAGCGTGGGGTTCCTGAGTGCGCGCGAGTAG
- a CDS encoding protein kinase, giving the protein MAYTFKHGDRPLDGVTVQRAVGRGGFGEVYYALTDSGKQLALKYLRDNPEIELRGIAHVMNLKSPYLITVYDVRRNTQGEPFVLMEYVAGPSLRDLMTAETGGFGLQKAAFFLKGIAQGLSYLHERGIVHRDLKPANIFYDDGYVKIGDYGLSKHISVSQHSGQTVSVGTVHYMAPEIGSGSYTKAIDIYALGVILFEMLTGRLPFSGASMGEILMRHLRDQPDLHGVPQPFVPVILKALEKDPQKRYQDANEMLAAAMDSAALADGMNAFDVSTLSQISRHEPSPDELTRTAGTPVPPVAAPVLDVRDVQAEGGVLPPRLQRRYEQLSRKLEERGAKLQRKLGMSPAGARQPRRDVPQVSSSQRVAQTLVLLAVAGGLSIVLGLVFGRHNELEATIISFLFIVGGTCGPLVAHLWFLQRSLTRSTLIDRMTYAAMAGLAMFPAYTLADGPFKALSVLIIAPLAAMFICNWGQRIDAGRLGKVDGWSAFWPAVVGLLAMGFADADQSVVLLGGAINTAIALLTPAAASMFPVRASQMRRPPDAAARLGMGGMAISSLPPEPAGAEVAVPGRAGAPLWTDGASGWKAGTSSFEMAPAPAGAANEASPPALQTDGALAASPRQAGPPEDVRAEPSFVGRTANAGLALMGKLLLLIGLTLTLVAGPAREVAMTAIESGGLRVDSDIRQLVRDGVSPLAALAPLVLGTFILVWSRRQYSAAHQVRGVLGCLALAYVAVALLIFAGRPFGTLLISRDWGALPWSQKDFGQPLVFTLPILVVGVLLLMWPRARQVRRQRQIVL; this is encoded by the coding sequence GTGGCCTACACGTTCAAGCATGGTGATCGGCCCCTCGACGGGGTGACGGTTCAGCGTGCCGTCGGCCGCGGCGGATTCGGCGAGGTGTACTACGCGCTGACCGATTCGGGCAAGCAACTGGCGCTGAAGTACCTGAGGGACAACCCGGAGATCGAGCTGCGCGGCATCGCGCACGTGATGAACCTGAAAAGCCCGTACCTGATTACGGTCTACGATGTGCGTCGCAACACGCAGGGCGAGCCGTTTGTGCTCATGGAGTACGTCGCCGGACCCTCGCTACGTGACCTGATGACGGCTGAGACGGGCGGCTTCGGGCTGCAGAAGGCCGCGTTTTTCCTGAAGGGGATTGCGCAAGGTCTGAGCTACCTGCACGAGCGCGGGATCGTACACCGCGATCTGAAGCCCGCGAACATTTTCTATGACGATGGATACGTGAAAATCGGTGACTACGGCCTGAGCAAGCATATCTCGGTTTCGCAGCACAGCGGGCAGACGGTCAGCGTCGGCACCGTGCACTACATGGCGCCGGAGATCGGATCGGGCAGCTACACCAAGGCCATCGACATTTATGCCCTGGGTGTAATCCTGTTCGAGATGCTCACCGGGCGCCTGCCGTTCAGCGGCGCGAGCATGGGCGAGATCCTGATGCGCCACCTACGCGATCAGCCCGACCTGCACGGCGTGCCGCAGCCCTTTGTGCCGGTCATTCTCAAGGCCCTCGAAAAGGACCCGCAGAAGCGCTACCAGGACGCCAATGAGATGCTGGCGGCCGCCATGGACTCCGCCGCGCTGGCCGACGGCATGAATGCCTTCGACGTGAGCACACTCAGCCAGATCTCGCGACATGAACCCAGTCCGGATGAGTTGACCCGTACCGCGGGCACACCCGTACCGCCAGTCGCCGCACCGGTGCTTGACGTTCGCGACGTGCAGGCCGAGGGCGGCGTACTGCCGCCACGGCTACAGCGGCGGTACGAGCAGCTTTCGCGCAAACTCGAAGAGCGCGGCGCCAAGCTCCAGCGCAAGCTGGGCATGTCACCCGCCGGGGCGCGCCAACCGCGGCGCGACGTGCCGCAAGTCTCTTCCAGTCAGCGGGTCGCGCAGACCCTGGTGCTGCTCGCCGTCGCCGGGGGGCTGTCGATCGTGCTGGGACTGGTCTTCGGCCGGCATAACGAGTTGGAGGCGACGATCATCAGCTTCCTGTTCATCGTCGGCGGTACGTGCGGTCCGCTCGTGGCCCACCTGTGGTTCCTGCAGCGCTCGCTGACGCGCAGTACGCTGATCGACCGGATGACCTACGCGGCCATGGCAGGGCTCGCAATGTTCCCGGCCTATACGCTGGCCGACGGACCCTTCAAAGCGCTTTCGGTGCTGATCATCGCGCCACTGGCAGCGATGTTCATCTGCAACTGGGGTCAGCGCATCGATGCCGGCCGGCTCGGAAAGGTGGATGGCTGGAGCGCATTCTGGCCGGCGGTGGTCGGCCTGCTGGCAATGGGTTTCGCAGATGCTGATCAGTCTGTCGTGCTGCTCGGCGGCGCCATCAACACGGCGATCGCCCTGCTCACCCCCGCGGCAGCCAGCATGTTTCCCGTGCGGGCGTCACAGATGCGCAGACCGCCGGACGCGGCGGCTCGTCTTGGGATGGGGGGGATGGCGATTTCGAGCTTGCCACCTGAGCCCGCAGGTGCGGAGGTCGCGGTGCCCGGACGTGCCGGCGCGCCGTTGTGGACCGACGGGGCATCCGGGTGGAAGGCCGGAACTTCGTCCTTCGAGATGGCACCAGCGCCAGCCGGCGCAGCAAACGAGGCATCGCCGCCGGCATTGCAGACCGATGGCGCTCTGGCGGCTTCCCCGCGACAGGCAGGGCCCCCGGAGGATGTGCGCGCGGAGCCGTCTTTTGTGGGCCGGACCGCGAACGCGGGATTGGCGCTGATGGGCAAGTTGCTGCTGTTGATCGGGCTCACGCTGACGCTGGTGGCCGGTCCCGCGCGGGAAGTGGCCATGACTGCCATTGAAAGCGGCGGTTTGCGCGTGGACAGTGATATCCGGCAACTCGTTCGCGACGGGGTCTCACCGCTGGCGGCGTTGGCGCCGCTGGTGCTGGGCACGTTCATCCTGGTTTGGTCTCGGCGGCAGTACAGTGCCGCGCACCAGGTGCGCGGGGTGCTCGGTTGCCTGGCGCTGGCGTATGTCGCGGTGGCCCTGCTGATCTTTGCCGGGCGACCATTCGGGACGCTCTTGATCAGTCGTGACTGGGGTGCGCTGCCGTGGTCGCAGAAGGATTTTGGCCAACCCCTCGTCTTTACGCTTCCCATCCTCGTGGTCGGTGTTCTGCTGCTGATGTGGCCACGGGCACGGCAGGTGCGACGGCAGCGGCAGATCGTGTTGTAG